Proteins encoded within one genomic window of Glycine soja cultivar W05 chromosome 1, ASM419377v2, whole genome shotgun sequence:
- the LOC114410566 gene encoding transcription factor BHLH094-like — translation MDPAAMMNGGANATSYHLSEIWQFPPPNAPDELGLRRPHFTHGFADFAPDPTRDAVPGRDPASIAQKKRRDASAEEEESAKGASTTNAVNEGGGVGDGKRVKTSESGKGEGETSSGKLAEQSGKPPSEPPKQDYIHVRARRGQATDSHSLAERARREKISERMKILQDIVPGCNKVIGKALVLDEIINYIQSLQRQVEFLSMKLEAVNSRLAPRIEVFPPKDFDQQTFDTTGMPFASQATREYSRGSSPEWLHMQVGGGYERAT, via the exons ATGGATCCGGCGGCGATGATGAACGGCGGCGCCAACGCGACGTCGTATCACCTGTCAGAGATCTGGCAGTTCCCGCCTCCCAACGCGCCAGACGAGCTGGGACTCAGAAGGCCCCACTTCACCCACGGCTTCGCGGACTTCGCCCCGGATCCGACCCGAGACGCCGTCCCGGGTCGCGACCCGGCCAGCATTGCCCAGAAGAAGCGCCGCGACGCCTCGGCCGAGGAGGAGGAATCCGCTAAGGGCGCCTCCACCACCAATGCCGTG AATGAGGGGGGTGGTGTTGGTGATGGGAAACGGGTCAAGACGAGTGAGAGTGGGAAAGGTGAAGGAGAAACCAGTTCAGGAAAGCTTGCGGAGCAAAGTGGTAAGCCACCTTCGGAGCCTCCAAAGCAAGACTACATTCATGTCCGAGCCAGAAGGGGTCAAGCTACTGATAGCCACAGTCTTGCAGAAAGA GCTAGACGCGAAAAGATCAGTGAGAGGATGAAAATTCTTCAGGATATAGTCCCGGGTTGTAATAAG GTTATTGGGAAAGCATTGGTCCTTGAtgagataattaattatatccAATCGCTTCAGCGGCAAGTAGAG TTTTTGTCAATGAAGCTTGAAGCAGTAAATTCAAGACTGGCCCCCAGAATTGAAGTGTTTCCTCCTAAAGAT TTTGATCAGCAAACATTTGATACAACTGGCATGCCGTTTGCTTCCCAAGCTACAAGAGAGTATAGCCGAGGTTCATCGCCAGAATGGTTACATATGCAGGTTGGAGGTGGTTATGAAAGAGCAACGTAG